The Pogona vitticeps strain Pit_001003342236 chromosome 3, PviZW2.1, whole genome shotgun sequence genome includes a window with the following:
- the LRRC34 gene encoding leucine-rich repeat-containing protein 34 isoform X1: MDSFVLELTSSSQLRMPRHLSLDEQYSQACKELAQPENPYIAHVLREVKQDDDALAQKITIKIAGNNRLVPVQKVTDADFQILAVIFTNNAFLTGLDLRYNLLTDAGAVHIAAFLQDNHSLLYLNLMFNDIGTIGAEFIAKALHRNETLLHLRMTGNKIDNKGGMYFAAMIQINNTIQKLDFADCDLGTQSLIALATVLNHNESIKAINLNRPILYSEEEETTVHTALMLKANRTLVELHLCKHEMKNFGVERLCEALYGNITLRYLDLSCNKITRDGVRFLGEMLKQNNTLEILDLNFNRIEDDGAFYLSEALTTHNRTLQALAVTNDSITGKGLVALAEAMKTNPVLSYIYIWGNKFDEATCVAFAELLQSGRLKPTCTDVEPYEVDGHTYLAEVSHGLKRHYYWTPSYGEAESKEANASLAIAPVTTNL; this comes from the exons CTGAGAATGCCAAGGCACCTAAGCCTTGACGAGCAGTATTCTCAGGCCTGCAAAGAACTGGCACAGCCAGAGAATCCATATATAGCCCATGTTCTTCGAGAAGTGAAACAGGATGATGACGC GTTGGCCCAAAAAATCACTATAAAAATTGCTGGAAATAACCGCTTGGTACCTGTGCAGAAGGTGACAGATGCTGATTTTCAGATCCTTGCTGTCATCTTTACAAACAATGCATTTCTTACAG GACTGGACCTGAGATACAACCTATTAACTGATGCAGGTGCGGTACACATTGCAGCATTCCTACAG GATAATCACAGCTTGCTTTACCTCAACCTGATGTTCAATGACATTGGTACCATTGGGGCCGAATTCATTGCGAAAGCACTTCAC AGGAATGAAACTCTCCTTCATCTGAGAATGACTGGCAACAAGATCGACAACAAGGGAGGAATGTATTTTGCAGCCATGATCCAGATTAACAACACCATACAGAAGCTAGATTTTGCAGACTGTGACCTA GGCACACAGAGCCTTATAGCATTAGCTACAGTATTAAATCACAATGAatcaatcaaagccataaatttGAACAGGCCAATACTGTACAGTGAAGAG GAAGAGACCACAGTCCACACAGCCCTCATGTTGAAAGCTAACAGGACCCTTGTTGAATTGCATTTATGCAAACATGAAATGAAGAATTTTGGTGTTGAACGTCTGTGTGAGGCATTATATGGAAATATCACCCTTCGATATCTTGATCTCAGCTG cAACAAAATTACTCGAGATGGTGTAAGATTTTTGGGAGAGATGTTGAAACAGAACAATACCTTAGAAATCCTGGATCTTAATTTTAACAGAATAGAAGATGATGGCGCTTTCTATCTGAGTGAGGCACTAACTACGCATAACCGGACCCTTCAAGC GTTAGCCGTGACAAATGACAGTATTACTGGGAAAGGGTTGGTTGCCCTTGCGGAGGCCATGAAAACAAACCCAGTTCTTTCCTATATCTACATCTGGGGGAACAAATTTGATGAAGCCACCTGTGTG GCCTTTGCTGAGTTACTTCAGAGTGGACGCCTGAAGCCAACTTGCACAGATGTTGAACCATATGAAGTCGATGGGCACACATACCTCGCTGAAGTCTCCCATGGCCTTAAAAGGCATTACTACTGGACACCAAGTTATGGAGAGGCTGAGAGCAAAGAGGCCAATGCATCTCTAGCAATAGCACCTGTCACAACAAACTTGTGA
- the LRRC34 gene encoding leucine-rich repeat-containing protein 34 isoform X2 — protein MPRHLSLDEQYSQACKELAQPENPYIAHVLREVKQDDDALAQKITIKIAGNNRLVPVQKVTDADFQILAVIFTNNAFLTGLDLRYNLLTDAGAVHIAAFLQDNHSLLYLNLMFNDIGTIGAEFIAKALHRNETLLHLRMTGNKIDNKGGMYFAAMIQINNTIQKLDFADCDLGTQSLIALATVLNHNESIKAINLNRPILYSEEEETTVHTALMLKANRTLVELHLCKHEMKNFGVERLCEALYGNITLRYLDLSCNKITRDGVRFLGEMLKQNNTLEILDLNFNRIEDDGAFYLSEALTTHNRTLQALAVTNDSITGKGLVALAEAMKTNPVLSYIYIWGNKFDEATCVAFAELLQSGRLKPTCTDVEPYEVDGHTYLAEVSHGLKRHYYWTPSYGEAESKEANASLAIAPVTTNL, from the exons ATGCCAAGGCACCTAAGCCTTGACGAGCAGTATTCTCAGGCCTGCAAAGAACTGGCACAGCCAGAGAATCCATATATAGCCCATGTTCTTCGAGAAGTGAAACAGGATGATGACGC GTTGGCCCAAAAAATCACTATAAAAATTGCTGGAAATAACCGCTTGGTACCTGTGCAGAAGGTGACAGATGCTGATTTTCAGATCCTTGCTGTCATCTTTACAAACAATGCATTTCTTACAG GACTGGACCTGAGATACAACCTATTAACTGATGCAGGTGCGGTACACATTGCAGCATTCCTACAG GATAATCACAGCTTGCTTTACCTCAACCTGATGTTCAATGACATTGGTACCATTGGGGCCGAATTCATTGCGAAAGCACTTCAC AGGAATGAAACTCTCCTTCATCTGAGAATGACTGGCAACAAGATCGACAACAAGGGAGGAATGTATTTTGCAGCCATGATCCAGATTAACAACACCATACAGAAGCTAGATTTTGCAGACTGTGACCTA GGCACACAGAGCCTTATAGCATTAGCTACAGTATTAAATCACAATGAatcaatcaaagccataaatttGAACAGGCCAATACTGTACAGTGAAGAG GAAGAGACCACAGTCCACACAGCCCTCATGTTGAAAGCTAACAGGACCCTTGTTGAATTGCATTTATGCAAACATGAAATGAAGAATTTTGGTGTTGAACGTCTGTGTGAGGCATTATATGGAAATATCACCCTTCGATATCTTGATCTCAGCTG cAACAAAATTACTCGAGATGGTGTAAGATTTTTGGGAGAGATGTTGAAACAGAACAATACCTTAGAAATCCTGGATCTTAATTTTAACAGAATAGAAGATGATGGCGCTTTCTATCTGAGTGAGGCACTAACTACGCATAACCGGACCCTTCAAGC GTTAGCCGTGACAAATGACAGTATTACTGGGAAAGGGTTGGTTGCCCTTGCGGAGGCCATGAAAACAAACCCAGTTCTTTCCTATATCTACATCTGGGGGAACAAATTTGATGAAGCCACCTGTGTG GCCTTTGCTGAGTTACTTCAGAGTGGACGCCTGAAGCCAACTTGCACAGATGTTGAACCATATGAAGTCGATGGGCACACATACCTCGCTGAAGTCTCCCATGGCCTTAAAAGGCATTACTACTGGACACCAAGTTATGGAGAGGCTGAGAGCAAAGAGGCCAATGCATCTCTAGCAATAGCACCTGTCACAACAAACTTGTGA